From the Streptomyces pluripotens genome, one window contains:
- a CDS encoding glycosyltransferase family 2 protein encodes MTTPPTPQGVDVVLPCLNEAGALPWVLARIPTGWRALVVDNGSTDGSAETARALGATVVHEPQRGFGAACHAGLTAATADIVCFCDCDASLDPSLLVPFVHEVHTGAFDLVLGRRRPQGRGAWPAHARAGNVALARMLRRRTGLRLHDLGPLRAARRDRLLALGLTDRRSGYPLQMVVRAADAGWHIAEHDVPYLPRTGASKVTGTWRGTWHAVRDMGRVLAEPPAEGRPVR; translated from the coding sequence GTGACCACTCCACCAACCCCGCAGGGCGTCGACGTGGTGCTGCCCTGCCTGAACGAAGCCGGCGCACTTCCCTGGGTCCTTGCCCGCATTCCCACGGGCTGGCGCGCCCTCGTCGTTGACAACGGTTCCACCGATGGCTCGGCGGAGACCGCCCGCGCTCTCGGTGCGACCGTCGTGCACGAGCCGCAGCGCGGCTTCGGCGCCGCCTGCCACGCCGGGCTGACCGCCGCCACCGCCGACATCGTGTGCTTCTGCGACTGCGACGCCTCGCTCGATCCGTCACTTCTCGTCCCCTTTGTGCACGAGGTTCACACCGGTGCCTTCGACCTGGTACTCGGCCGGCGCCGGCCGCAGGGCCGGGGCGCCTGGCCCGCGCACGCCCGGGCCGGGAACGTGGCGCTCGCTCGGATGCTGCGCCGCCGTACCGGGTTGCGCCTGCACGACCTCGGTCCGCTGCGTGCCGCCCGGCGCGACCGGCTGCTGGCGCTGGGCCTGACCGACCGGCGCAGCGGCTACCCGCTGCAGATGGTCGTCCGCGCGGCCGACGCCGGCTGGCACATCGCCGAGCACGACGTGCCGTATCTGCCACGTACCGGTGCCTCCAAAGTGACCGGTACCTGGCGGGGCACCTGGCACGCGGTACGGGACATGGGTCGCGTCCTGGCCGAACCGCCGGCCGAGGGGAGGCCCGTACGGTGA
- a CDS encoding NAD-dependent epimerase/dehydratase family protein: MRVLVTGGAGFIGSHVVEALAARGHEVLVFDVREDPHADVRDPTAVTRALAGVDAVCHQAAMVGLGDGITDAAEYVSRNDLGTAVLLAAMAQAGVPRLVLAGSMVVYGEGRYVCSWHGAVRPGPRDVADLDAGRFEPLCPVCGADLSPGLVEEDASVDPRNVYATTKLAQEHLAAVWARAAGGSAVSLRYHNVYGPRMPRDTPYAGVASFFRSALARGEAPRVFEDGRQRRDFVHVRDVAAANVAALEADPRTGALTVYNTGSGEPHTVGEMARALAAAHGGPEPVVTGEYRLGDVRHITADSSRLVAELGWKPEVAFHDGMREFARAGLRGD, translated from the coding sequence ATGCGCGTACTGGTCACCGGCGGTGCCGGGTTCATCGGTTCCCATGTCGTCGAAGCGCTCGCCGCACGCGGGCACGAGGTGCTCGTGTTCGACGTGCGGGAGGATCCGCATGCCGACGTGCGTGATCCAACGGCCGTCACTCGGGCGCTGGCCGGGGTGGACGCCGTCTGCCATCAGGCGGCGATGGTCGGACTGGGCGACGGGATCACCGACGCGGCGGAGTACGTCTCCCGCAACGATCTGGGAACGGCCGTCCTGCTCGCCGCGATGGCGCAGGCAGGCGTACCGCGCCTGGTGCTGGCCGGGTCGATGGTGGTGTACGGGGAAGGACGCTACGTGTGCTCGTGGCACGGTGCCGTGCGGCCGGGCCCGCGGGATGTCGCCGATCTGGACGCCGGCCGCTTCGAACCCCTTTGCCCCGTGTGCGGGGCGGACCTCTCCCCCGGCCTCGTCGAGGAGGACGCGTCCGTCGATCCCCGCAATGTGTACGCCACGACCAAGCTCGCGCAGGAGCACCTGGCCGCCGTCTGGGCCCGCGCGGCGGGTGGGTCGGCGGTGTCGCTGCGCTACCACAACGTGTACGGACCCCGCATGCCCCGCGACACCCCGTACGCAGGTGTGGCCTCCTTCTTCCGGTCCGCGCTCGCCCGCGGCGAGGCGCCGCGGGTCTTCGAGGACGGGCGGCAGCGGCGGGACTTCGTGCACGTGCGGGATGTGGCCGCCGCGAACGTTGCGGCGCTGGAAGCCGATCCGCGCACCGGGGCGCTGACCGTCTACAACACCGGCAGTGGTGAACCGCACACCGTCGGCGAGATGGCGCGGGCACTGGCCGCCGCTCACGGCGGGCCCGAGCCCGTCGTCACCGGCGAGTACCGGCTCGGAGACGTACGGCACATCACCGCCGACTCTTCACGGCTGGTGGCCGAGTTGGGCTGGAAGCCGGAAGTCGCCTTCCACGACGGAATGCGGGAGTTCGCTCGGGCCGGACTGCGCGGGGACTGA
- a CDS encoding sensor histidine kinase — MHDTLLIALYSFLGAAATGLVGAGALRLVRRRSLTTSLTVVAAVGVVAMLAGTLAVAWAMFLSPHDLSVVTTVVAMAAVVSLATALVLGRWVVARSHELAVAARSFGDGGAFYAPDGPATAELDALARELAATSARLAQSRERERALETSRRELVAWISHDLRTPLAGLRAMAEALEDGVATDPDRYLKQIRTEVERLNDMVGDLFELSRIHAGTLPLSPSRISLYDLVGDALAGADPLAREHGVRLIGDHVEPVPVEVDSKEMSRVLGNLLVNAIRRTPPDGTVAITAEQSPEGVVLSVTDGCGGIPDEDLGRVFDTGWRGTHARTPPAGAGLGLAIVRGIVEAHQGRTTVRNIPGGCRFEVTLPTAP, encoded by the coding sequence GTGCACGACACCCTCCTCATCGCCCTCTACTCCTTCCTCGGTGCTGCGGCGACCGGCCTGGTCGGCGCGGGTGCACTCCGCCTGGTCCGGCGGCGCTCGCTCACGACCTCCCTCACCGTGGTCGCAGCGGTCGGAGTCGTCGCGATGCTCGCCGGCACCCTGGCCGTCGCCTGGGCGATGTTCCTGTCTCCGCACGACCTGAGCGTCGTGACGACGGTCGTCGCCATGGCGGCCGTCGTCTCCCTCGCCACCGCCCTGGTGCTGGGCCGCTGGGTGGTGGCCCGCAGTCATGAACTGGCCGTTGCTGCCCGCTCGTTCGGTGACGGCGGCGCCTTCTACGCCCCCGACGGCCCGGCTACCGCGGAACTGGACGCCCTCGCCCGCGAGCTGGCGGCCACGAGCGCCCGGCTGGCCCAGTCCCGGGAACGCGAACGCGCGCTGGAGACCTCCCGGCGGGAGCTCGTCGCCTGGATCTCGCACGACCTGCGCACTCCCTTGGCGGGGCTGCGCGCGATGGCGGAAGCGCTGGAAGACGGGGTGGCCACCGACCCCGACCGCTACCTCAAGCAGATCCGCACCGAGGTCGAACGACTCAACGACATGGTCGGCGACCTCTTCGAACTGTCCCGCATCCACGCCGGCACGCTTCCGCTGAGCCCTTCCCGGATCTCCTTGTACGACCTGGTCGGCGACGCGCTGGCGGGCGCGGATCCCCTGGCACGCGAGCACGGGGTGCGGCTCATCGGCGACCACGTCGAACCGGTACCGGTCGAGGTGGACAGCAAGGAAATGAGTCGCGTCCTGGGAAACCTCCTCGTCAACGCGATCCGCCGGACTCCGCCCGACGGAACGGTCGCCATCACGGCGGAGCAGTCGCCCGAAGGGGTGGTGCTGTCGGTGACCGACGGCTGCGGCGGTATCCCCGACGAGGATCTGGGCCGCGTCTTCGACACCGGCTGGCGGGGTACCCACGCCCGGACCCCGCCGGCCGGCGCGGGGCTCGGTCTCGCCATCGTCCGGGGCATCGTGGAAGCGCACCAGGGCCGGACCACCGTACGCAACATCCCCGGTGGCTGCCGCTTCGAGGTGACACTGCCGACGGCGCCCTGA
- a CDS encoding TIGR04282 family arsenosugar biosynthesis glycosyltransferase has protein sequence MTTLVVIAKEPRPGRVKTRLTPPFTPEEAAELAEACLADTLRAVAAAPAARRLLVLDGTPGPWLPPGFEVVPQCAGGLDARLADAFAHCWGPTLLIGMDTPQVTPDLLSVAFEGVDACFGPAEDGGFWALGLAEPDPALLRGVPMSSPRTGAVQRERLVAAGLRVRDLPRLRDVDTADDARAVAALAPHGRFAARLARCGTAAGR, from the coding sequence GTGACCACGCTTGTCGTCATCGCCAAGGAACCACGGCCGGGCCGGGTCAAGACCCGGCTGACCCCCCCGTTCACTCCGGAGGAGGCCGCCGAGCTCGCCGAGGCGTGTCTGGCGGACACCCTGCGGGCCGTGGCGGCGGCGCCGGCCGCCCGCCGTCTCCTGGTGCTCGACGGGACGCCAGGGCCCTGGCTGCCGCCGGGCTTCGAAGTGGTCCCGCAGTGCGCGGGCGGCCTCGACGCTCGGCTGGCAGACGCGTTCGCACACTGCTGGGGCCCCACCCTACTGATCGGCATGGACACCCCGCAGGTGACGCCGGATCTACTCAGCGTGGCCTTCGAGGGCGTCGACGCCTGTTTCGGGCCGGCGGAAGACGGCGGATTCTGGGCCCTGGGGCTGGCCGAGCCCGACCCCGCGTTGCTGCGCGGGGTGCCCATGTCGTCGCCGCGGACCGGGGCCGTGCAGCGGGAGCGGCTCGTCGCCGCCGGGCTGCGGGTGCGCGACCTGCCAAGGCTGCGTGATGTTGACACCGCCGACGACGCCCGTGCGGTGGCCGCCTTGGCCCCGCACGGCCGCTTCGCTGCCCGGCTGGC
- a CDS encoding ScbR family autoregulator-binding transcription factor, with protein sequence MAQQERAIRTRRVIVVAAAEVFAEVGYEAATIVGILNRAGVTKGALYFHFSSKQELAQAVLAGRLSATPRTPPRGLKLQQGLDELFLLAHLLREGDPLVRGSVRLAVEQGALHDGLDRRVPMAEWIERKTVTLAEAKQNGELLPHVEVGEAARMLIGAFTGVQELSRVMTGHADLMERVADLQRHLMPSIAVPAVLVQLDMTVDRGERVCRESRQQRLAADVTGAAE encoded by the coding sequence GTGGCGCAACAGGAACGGGCGATCAGGACGAGACGGGTGATCGTGGTTGCGGCCGCGGAGGTGTTTGCCGAGGTCGGCTACGAGGCAGCCACCATCGTGGGGATCCTGAACCGGGCCGGGGTCACCAAGGGAGCCTTGTACTTCCACTTCTCCTCCAAACAGGAGCTGGCCCAGGCGGTGCTGGCCGGCCGGCTCAGCGCAACGCCACGGACACCGCCGCGCGGGCTGAAACTCCAGCAGGGCCTGGACGAGCTGTTTCTCCTCGCCCATCTACTCCGTGAGGGCGATCCCCTGGTGCGGGGCAGTGTCCGGCTGGCGGTGGAACAGGGAGCCTTGCACGACGGGCTGGACCGGCGGGTGCCGATGGCCGAGTGGATCGAGCGCAAAACCGTCACGCTTGCGGAGGCGAAGCAGAACGGCGAACTGCTTCCTCATGTGGAGGTGGGGGAGGCGGCGCGGATGCTGATCGGCGCGTTCACCGGAGTGCAGGAACTGTCCCGGGTGATGACCGGCCACGCCGATCTGATGGAGCGGGTGGCGGACCTGCAACGGCATCTGATGCCGAGCATCGCGGTCCCGGCGGTGCTCGTGCAGTTGGACATGACCGTCGACCGGGGAGAACGCGTCTGCCGTGAGTCGAGGCAACAGCGCTTGGCAGCGGACGTGACCGGAGCGGCCGAGTGA
- a CDS encoding response regulator transcription factor: protein MQQFHEPTGVERAGRSARVLVVDDDPTVAEVVAGYLDRAGYVVDRADDGPTALTRAAGCWPDLVVLDLMLPGMDGLEVCRRLRGRGPVPVIMLTARGDEDDRILGLEVGADDYVTKPFSPRELVLRVESVLRRSRPAGPAATLTAAGLTLDPVARRATKSGTELALTLREFDLLAFFLRHPGRAYGREDLMREVWGWDFGDLSTITVHVRRLRGKVEDDPARPRLIQTVWGVGYRFEPDGKEG, encoded by the coding sequence ATGCAGCAGTTTCACGAGCCCACGGGGGTAGAACGGGCCGGCCGGTCCGCCCGGGTCCTGGTCGTCGACGACGACCCGACCGTCGCCGAAGTCGTCGCCGGATACCTGGACCGCGCTGGCTATGTCGTCGACCGGGCCGACGACGGCCCGACGGCCCTCACCCGCGCCGCCGGATGCTGGCCAGACCTGGTAGTGCTGGACCTCATGCTGCCTGGCATGGACGGACTGGAGGTCTGCCGGCGTCTGCGGGGCCGCGGCCCCGTTCCGGTCATCATGCTCACCGCCCGCGGTGACGAGGACGACCGCATCCTGGGCCTGGAGGTCGGTGCCGACGACTACGTCACCAAGCCGTTCAGTCCCCGTGAGCTGGTCCTGCGGGTGGAGTCGGTACTGCGCCGCTCCCGACCGGCCGGTCCGGCGGCAACCTTGACCGCGGCCGGTCTCACCCTCGACCCGGTGGCTCGCCGGGCCACCAAGAGCGGCACGGAACTCGCCCTCACCCTACGTGAGTTCGACCTGCTTGCCTTTTTCCTGCGGCATCCGGGACGGGCGTACGGCCGGGAGGACCTGATGCGCGAGGTGTGGGGCTGGGACTTCGGCGATCTGTCCACCATCACGGTCCATGTCCGCCGGCTGCGCGGCAAGGTCGAGGACGATCCCGCCCGGCCCCGGCTGATTCAGACCGTGTGGGGCGTCGGCTACCGCTTCGAGCCGGACGGCAAGGAGGGCTGA
- a CDS encoding cold-shock protein — protein sequence MVAGRVVRFDGSRGYGFIAPDDGGDDVFLHVNDMLIPEAYVRPGVLVEFEVENGDRGPKASGVRLATGADGKPLTPDDDSLCDVLSTNEFTREVTEALLAAAPSLTGDQILQVRNGLTQFAKNHGWIEG from the coding sequence ATGGTTGCAGGTCGTGTGGTGCGTTTCGACGGTTCGCGTGGTTACGGATTCATCGCGCCCGACGATGGTGGGGACGATGTGTTCCTTCATGTAAACGACATGCTGATTCCCGAGGCGTACGTTCGCCCGGGTGTGCTGGTGGAATTCGAAGTGGAGAACGGCGACCGAGGGCCGAAGGCTTCCGGTGTCCGGCTCGCGACGGGGGCGGACGGCAAGCCGCTCACCCCGGACGACGACTCCCTGTGCGACGTACTCAGCACGAATGAGTTCACCCGCGAGGTCACCGAGGCCCTGTTGGCCGCGGCCCCCTCGCTCACCGGGGACCAGATCCTGCAGGTCCGCAACGGGCTGACCCAGTTCGCGAAGAACCACGGCTGGATCGAGGGCTGA